GTACTGTATCTTTCCAGTGTGTTAGGCTAGAATAAAAATTGAGAAccatagctgggtgtggtgacatgcacctgcagtcccagctactagggaggtttgGGTGGGAGGCTTGCCTGAGCCAACGAGtttgcggctgcagtgagctgtgatcacggcCCTGCACttgcagagcaagactgtgtctctaaaaataataataataatgataataaagaaaaaaaaaaggctgggcgtgagccacctgtaatctcagtactttgggaggcagaagtgggcagataacctgaggtcaggagttcgagaccagcctggccaatatgataaaaccctgtcttgactaaaaatacaaaaattagccaggcatggtggcacatgcctgtaatcccagctactcaggaggctgagacaggagaatcatttgaacccgggaggcggaggttgcagtgagccgagatcgcgccactgtactccagcctgggcgacagggtgagactccgtctcaaaaaaataaattaaataaataaacaaataaataaataaataaataaaataacggccgggtacagtggctcacgcctgtaatcccagcactttgggaggccgaggcgggtggatcacgaggtcaggatatcgagaccatcctggctaacacagtgaaaccccatctctactaaaaatacaaaaaattagccgggcgtggtggcaggcacctgtagtcccagctactctggaggctgaggcaggagaatggcatgaacccggaaggcggagcttgtagtgagccgagatccctccaccggactccagcctgggcgacagagcaagactccgtctcaaaaaaaaaaaaaaaaaaaaaaattgcgtaAACGTATGGGTAGAAGTGcgattttgttacatgcatacaCTGCATAGTGGTCAACTCAGGGCTTTTAAGGTATCCATCATcttttatctactttttatttgGCACTTAGAGAGTAGTACAtcggccgggtacggtggctcacgccggtaatcccaacactttgggaggccgaggcgggaggatggcttgagctcaggagttggagaccaggttgggcaacatagggagaccttttctctatttaaaaacaacaacaacaacaacaacaacaacaacaacaacaacaacctttttttttaaattacccgggcgtggtggcgcacacctgcagcctgagcgacaaagcaagaccctgtctcaaaataaaataaaataaaataacataaaataaagtaCATTATGCTACGGAGGCCGCTAAAAAGAACATGGCTTCTGTCATACAGGAGCTTATGGTCTCATGGAGAGGCACTGTGAGAGTTCAGAGACAACAGCTCAAAGACAGGGTGGGGGCTTGAGAAAACTTAGCAGAAAGGTGTAGGGGTGGGAATCGGGGTGGGAGTGGAACTGTCTTTTTAGAAGAGTGGGCTGGAGAAGAGGAGCAGTGAGAGCATTCCAGGAAGTGAAAGCGGTCAAGAGGTGGAGCTGGATAGCCGATATGCACGAAGGGTGCCCCGGAGAGCCACTTATCAGGACGCAGAGGTCTATAAAGCAAGGAAGAGGCAGAGTTGGAGCGTGGAGGGTCGAGACGCCAGGCAGGAGTCGAGGTTTGACAGGATTAGCGCTGAGCTCTAGCAAGGCTGACCTACTGCTGCGAGGAGCTTGGGCTTGGGCAGGAAGCAGTGCAGCTCGCGGTCCGCAACGCAACAGAAGCGGGTGAATTCAAGGGCACCAGGCCTGCAGACTAGGGGATGGGAGGACGCGGCAAGCGGAGACTGACCCAGGTGGGCGCGCAGGCAGCGGGACTGGCAGCCCCTTCTCGGCCCTAGCCGGCAGCGTACCTGGATGCTGCAGCTCCTTCGCGTCCAACCGAGGCCTCCTCAGGCAGGCAGGGTCTCGAGGCCACTGTCTACGCAACTTCCCAGCACAGCCGAACGCAGCACTCGGAACGAGACACGTGAGGGTAGCGTCCCTGGACAACCCTGAACGCCTCAGCTATTGGtccagaaagcaactttctcccTCCCACCTGCCGGGTTAGCCTCTAGGATTCGGCTTGCCACGCTATAAAGGGAACTGCGCATCAGACGCGGCACAACTCCGCCCACTAAGGCGGGAGTCCGCGCAGGCAGTCACTCTGGCTGGAGGCCGGCTTTGAACTTCCGGCTTCCGGGCCCGTTATCCTTACTACGCATCCTCAGACGCGCCGTGCTCTCGGAGAGGCCCGCTGAATTCTGGGGGCTGTGGTTTCTCTCCCTCGAGGGAGGGTCTTTGGCGAGCCAAGCTCTGGAACCGGAAGTTTTAGGATGCTAAATCAGAGTCAGCCAATCCTCAGCCTACGGTGCGGTGACGTCGCCAGTAGCTGGGTAGATTTTCGCAGCCGGCCTTCTGGAGGTGGATCGCGCGCCCCCTAGAGCCCGGCTGTGGGCCTAGTCCAGGTAGGGACCCGAGGGGCACCGCGATGCCTGGACCGCCAAGGATGCGGCAGCTTGGCCCGTGACCAAGGAATGGGCACAAGGGATGAGAGTCTAACGTTTCCGTCCCGTGTGTGATCTCTATTCTTGCAGGAGGCATGATAAAGCCCCTAAGAAGGGCCGGCAAGGCCGGGGCCAGCTTGCGGCGAGGGCGGGAGGCGGCGCTGgcgggaggggagagagagggatgggGACTGAGTGGGCACCGCAGCTGACCCCTGGAGTAGCTGCGATTATGGAGGagggatttcttttttcatttttcctacgGTAAGAGGGAAAACATACGTGCAATGATACGCGCCAGCACACGCACTGCCACATGCACTGAAGCTCCCTCTCCCAACTCTTCTTGTTTCTGGAAAAAACACACTTTATTGGGTAGACAAATAGGCCTGATGGGAAGGCCTGAGTCACAGTGCACTGGGGAGTGAACAAAAGTAGGCAAAGTGCTTGAAGCTTCCCCTTTGCCcccaccttaacctcctgggGAGGCAGCTCTGGACACTCAGTACCCAGACCTGGGCTCAGCAAGGCCTGGGGTGACTGTGCCCCTCACTCCTGCTGCCTGATCTGAGCAGCCCCACCCTTCACTGGTAAGACAGAATTCTCAAGGGATAGGCGCAGAGAGGAGCCCGCCTCCCCGGATCGTTGGAGAGTAACAGGGTTTTAGCATAATGCTGGCCAGAGCCAGTGTGCCAGGTGCTGCCACACAGGAAGCTGACAGCCCTGCTGGACGGGCGGGAGCCTCTCGGGCCCTCCGGACTATTTATAGCTGGAGGCCTAGGCTGCTGACCTGTGACATTCGTCTGCTGCCACCCCATCCTGGAGCAAGGCAAGTGCAGAGcacactcctcctcctcccctcctgttCTTTCCTCACCCCAGGGAGTAGGgtggttttgattttcttcctcctccttgagTTTCCCAGCTCCCGAGTTGCTGGTGTTGTCAGTACCTCACGAGAAGGCCCTCATTCAGCAAAGAGAGCTGCCCTTGGAATATTGGTGCCCACCAACATAGGAATCTGCTCACCCTTCCCTACCGTTCATCAGCCTTTGGGCCACCCTCTAGCCTGCTGGCTTCCAGATGCCAGGCATGGTTAGCTGGTTACCCTGGCCAGTCTGGAGCAGCTGAGGAAGAGGTGCAGAGtttgggaggaagaaaggggtgGAGTCAGGGATGTCCTCTGGGGAGATAGCACAGGAGGGGCCCAGCTGACACCTCCCCCAGCTAGAGCTACTGAGAAGGAAGCCTGGGTGAATACAAAGGTCACAGGGAGCTGAGTGATCTGAGCCTGTTATGAAAGGTGTAGCTCTGTCAGCAGATTAAGTTCCTGCTCCCCAAAGAGGGTGCTGGCAGGGAGGGTGAGGGAAGGCTTGGAAAGGTCGCACAGAGTGGGGAGGAGCTGGCAAAGAACTAGGAACCAGGAAGTCCCTGGGGAGAATGTCAAGCCACCGAGCTACAGATGCCAGCATGGCAGCAATTTGGGTGCCAGGGcagcctgggggagggggaagggggagaaccAGAGGTTTCTGAGGACACAGATGTTGCTAGGAGAAGCTAAAAGGGGTTTCTTTGAGATCTTTGTATTTTGTTAACAAACACTGAGATCCATCGAAGCTGTGTGGGTCCTGGCAGAGGTCAGCAAAGGGGTCCTTGGGGCCTGCATCAGCTCAGAAGCCCAGACCCCTCCCTGACAATCCTTGCCTCATTGCTCTTGTGGCTAAGATACTTTTTCAGCCCTTTAACAGGATTCCTGGTGTATGTGAGACAGCCACTAGCAGCCCCTGCCCTACCAGCCTCTCCCCCAACCCTTCTCCACATACATCACCCCCGCCACCAAGCAGGCAGCACTGGGGCTTGATTCCACCCCTCccagaggatatggagaaagccCCACATCTGGAGAGGGACAGGGCAACTGCATTTCTGGCAAATGTGGTGGCATGAGGCTGCCAGTGGCTTGACAGTTCAGGATCTCCAGGTGCGTAGCTGGGCCCCATAGCCTCCTGTCCTCCAGTGAAAAGATGAGAAGACTCTGCTCCCTGGGAGTCCTGGAGATCCTGGTGACTAGGTACCCCAGGCTTCTGCTGGTCTCCACTGGGGTAAAAAAGCGGCCTGGCCTGGGCCCTGGCCCCACTCACATATGTTCTGGATGATTCTGCAGGCAGTGGATGAATTCACCCACTGGCTGGCCCTCGTAGCACACCTTGTACACAGCCATGAACAAGGGAAACCTAGATTGGAGAGGGAAAGGCTCAGCTTAGCCTCCCACTCCTGGTCCactctacccccacccccactcactGCCTAACCCTCCTGTCCCTTGCCCTCCCACCTTGGAGCTCAGAAGGATGGCTGTGAGTTTCTACCTTCTGAGAATGTGAACTCCCTAGCCCTAGGTTTAAGGTCAGATTGCTAATTGCCCTGCTCCCTACCATGTTGAACTGGCCTGCATGATTCTCTGGCTTGGATTTTCTGTGCCAACTGGGCaacccactgttttttttttttttttttttttttgagacagactctcgctctgtcgcctaggctggagtgcagtggtgcaatcttggctcactgcaacctccgcctcccaggttcaagcgattctcctgcatcagcctcctgagtagctgggattacaggcacacaccaccatgcctgactaatttttgtatttttagtagagatggggtttcaccatgttggtcaggctgagctcaaactcctgacctcgtgatccacccaccttggcctcccaaagtgctgggattacaggtgtgagacaccacacccagccttgagcaacccacttaacctctctgagcctcagtgtcaccaactgtaaaatggggccaATATAACAAAGGAATGATTGTGTATGTGAAGATGTAATTAGGTATGATGtgaaagtgcttaataaatactcaTTTCCTTCTTACTGTCCTTTTGCCCAGCTGCTCCCTTTTCCAAGCTTTACCCTGACCAGTCATGAGTGGATCTTCTGAACCTGTTTCATACTCTCTTCTTCTAGGAGTCTTTCTCAGACCAGCACAGCTCTGCTCTGATCAGCCCAATCACCCCCACTGTCTTTCTGAAAACAAGCACCTTGAAGCAGAGCCCATCCTTCTCCTTACACCTCAGCACCCAGAACAGGATTCAGGGAACAGATGGGTTGGCCTTGGGGAAGAGACTCAAACTAGGGGTGATGGACAGAAGTGGGATGAGCTTATTCCTGCTGCCCCAGAGCTCCAACCCCAGAGCAGAGGACAAGGAAGGAGGGGCACAAAGGGATCCAGGTAATGTAGTGTGAAGAGCACTAGACTGGAAGGAGTTCAAAGACCATGAACTAGCTGGCGGACAATGGGCATGCCAGGCTCTGCAAGCTCTGGACTCTGTCTGAAATGTAAGGTAATACTCCCCTTTCTGTCCACTTCACAGATTTGTGGCAGGTTTAGGAAGATGATGAACAGGGTGAGCACTTCTGGCCGTGGCTCCCTTAATCAGTGGGGCTGTGGCCAATACTTACTTGTCTACCAGGCCCTTGTGCTGGAGGATGCTGTGTAGCTCCCGGGCTGTCTCGGGCCCCTGCAGTTTCTGCCCATTCAGCAACTCTTTCTCCAGCTGCTCAATGGACTGTGCAGAAAACAGGATGAGTGGATGGAAATGGGAGAGAAGGGTTGTCAGTAGGGGGTGGAGAAACTGGAGCTCAGATGGGAGTGGGGTCTTGGGAGGAAAAGAGGGATGGGGATGTGCACAACAGTCTTAATGTTTGTGCTCCAGAGATGCCTCCCACCAAGCACCTCTACCTGGATGCCTACAGAGCCGCCCCTCTGTTCTCCCTTCTCCCGGGGCCCACCTTTCCTGTACGCGCAAAGGCCTCAGCCACTTTCCGGTTCCTCCCTCCATAGCAGGTAGTGATCAGGTCAGCAACACCACAGCTCTCCAAGAAGGTGGCAGAGGACACAGGGCCACTGCAGAAGAGCTTGGCGAAGGCTATCATCTCCATGAGTCCCAGCCGGATCACTGCCGCCTTGGTGTTGTCGCCAAAGCCCAGGCCATCACAGAAGCCAGCCCCCACGGCCACTACATTCTTGAAGGAGTGGAGGTCATAGGTGAGAAAAGACCCCCTCCTATAGGCCCCATGTGGAGCCCCCTCATACTCATTTCATCAGCCGTGACACCCACTGCAGAAGAGAGGTATAGTGTGTGGCCTTTTAGAAGCCTACTTCCGCCTCTTGGTTTCCCCCCTTGCTGTACCCCCTTTCTTAAGCCCTGCCCCATACTCCCTCCTCGAGGACATTTTCTGAAAACCACTCTTCTCTCTAGCTGACCTTCCCATCTATGACCATTCCGTTGTACAGCCCTCAAGTCAACAGCTGTCCAGGATCCATAGTTCTGGCCATTAGTCTGTCTGGGTGTCATGGATGTTTTGTCTCCCATTAGCCTGGGCATCTCCTTGTCCCCCTGGACCACCTCCTGGAGCCAGAGGGTAGGGAGTCCCACACGGGGCTAAAGTGGGAAAGGAGCAAGGGGGTCCACGGTCTGATGATGAATAATCAGCCGGCCTGAATGGCCCTGGCCTTGCTTCTGCAGCTCCTCCTATATGCATGGGACATGGTAGGAAAGGGGAACCACTGCTCAATAGTGAGAGCCTGGAGTACCTGCAGCCTTGCAGAGCTCAGCCAGACCTCCTTTGGGGCCTTCTCCTCACCCCATAGCTGCCTCTGTGCCCCTCTCACCTTTAAGGCTCCACAGATCTCTACTGTGTCCACCTCTTGCACCACTGTGATACGGAAGTTTGGTGTCTGCATCAGCTCTTTCAGGAGTTGTCCCTGGGCCGGGTCCTTGCAGCCTAAAGTGAGGAGGGGGCAAGGCTTTGAGGGAaggactctttttaaaaaatatttattttatagagatgggagtctctctctgttgcccaggctggactcaaactcctgggcttaagcgatcctcccgcctcagcctcttaagtagctgggaccacaggtgtgccacTGCACCAACTCTGAGGGAGGGCTCATCACTGTGTTTCCCTAAGCAGGCCCTGAAGCCCCTTCCCTGGGGGTGTCCCAGCCTCCTTCACCTCTGATGcttgtattttcctttctctgccttATGGGAAAGAGATGGCTAAGTGGGATTGGGGCAGTTTGGGGAGGGGATGCAACTAGATGCACTGTGTATGCAGGTGGCAGGGGGCTCTCACCAATGGTTGTCTCACAGAACTTCTCATCAGCCACCTCGCTGGCAATGTTGGCCCCCATCAGCACACTCATGGGGATGCCGAGGCGCTCCCCAATCACTTCCGAGATGAGCTTCAGCCCATTGGGGCCCTCGTCTACCCCCTGAGCACAGGATGGAGCTCAGGCCAGGTGCCCTTTGGGCCCACCTGCGGGCTTCTGCCCAGAAATTCTGTCCCTTCCAAATCCATTGCTCATCTGTGTCCCTCCCGACAGGTCCTGCCCCATTCCAACCCAGCTCAAGTTTGCTGTGAGGAGGCCAGACAGCATGTGACCAACTGTCCTGCCACATACCCTCAACCAGTCTACCTCTCCAAGGCAATGGGTCCCCTCCTCATCCCTAGGCAACCCCGCCTGACTGCCCCAACAAACTGCCATTCAGTGACCAGTCACTGCTCCAAACCAGCTACT
The Pan troglodytes isolate AG18354 chromosome 10, NHGRI_mPanTro3-v2.0_pri, whole genome shotgun sequence genome window above contains:
- the GPD1 gene encoding glycerol-3-phosphate dehydrogenase [NAD(+)], cytoplasmic; this translates as MASKKVCIVGSGNWGSAIAKIVGGNAAQLAQFDPRVTMWVFEEDIGGKKLTEIINTQHENVKYLPGHKLPPNVVAVPDVVQAAEDADILIFVVPHQFIGKICDQLKGHLKANATGISLIKGVDEGPNGLKLISEVIGERLGIPMSVLMGANIASEVADEKFCETTIGCKDPAQGQLLKELMQTPNFRITVVQEVDTVEICGALKNVVAVGAGFCDGLGFGDNTKAAVIRLGLMEMIAFAKLFCSGPVSSATFLESCGVADLITTCYGGRNRKVAEAFARTGKSIEQLEKELLNGQKLQGPETARELHSILQHKGLVDKFPLFMAVYKVCYEGQPVGEFIHCLQNHPEHM